A genomic stretch from Streptomyces venezuelae ATCC 10712 includes:
- a CDS encoding nitric oxide synthase oxygenase, which translates to MDRREAERFVRQFHHEQPSAGDMTGRLRAVLAEIDRTGTYEHTPGELAFGARVAWRNAARCIGRLYWRSLVVRDLRHLGSADDIAAECFEHLRIAGNGGRIRPVISVFAPDRPGRLGPRIVNDQLVRYAGHRTPEGRGHGDPRSAPLTALARDLGWKRDDEPFQVLPLMVREHPGGRPEWYELPDDAVHEVPLRHPDHPWFAELGLRWYAVPAISDMTLEIGGVRYPAAPFNGWYMGTEIGARNLADTERYDLLPVVADRLGLDRSSDRTLWRDRALVELNVAVLHSFQEAGVTMADHHTESQRFLRHIAQESRHGRETPADWSWIVPPVSGSATPVFHRYYAPVDASLRPAFLART; encoded by the coding sequence GTGGACCGGCGCGAGGCGGAACGATTCGTCCGGCAGTTCCACCACGAGCAGCCGAGCGCGGGGGACATGACGGGCCGGCTCCGCGCGGTGCTGGCCGAGATCGATCGCACCGGGACCTATGAGCACACCCCGGGAGAACTCGCCTTCGGCGCCCGCGTCGCCTGGCGCAACGCCGCCCGCTGCATCGGCAGGCTCTACTGGCGCAGCCTCGTGGTGCGCGACCTGCGGCACCTCGGCTCCGCCGACGACATCGCCGCGGAGTGCTTCGAGCATCTGCGCATCGCCGGGAACGGCGGCCGGATCCGGCCGGTGATCTCCGTCTTCGCCCCCGACCGGCCGGGCCGGCTCGGCCCCCGGATCGTCAACGACCAGCTGGTCCGCTACGCCGGACACCGCACCCCCGAAGGGCGCGGGCACGGCGACCCGCGCAGCGCCCCGCTGACCGCCCTCGCCCGCGACCTCGGCTGGAAACGGGACGACGAGCCCTTCCAGGTACTGCCGTTGATGGTGCGGGAGCACCCCGGCGGGCGCCCCGAGTGGTACGAGCTGCCGGACGACGCCGTCCATGAGGTGCCGCTCCGCCACCCCGACCACCCGTGGTTCGCCGAGCTCGGTCTGCGCTGGTACGCCGTGCCCGCGATCAGCGACATGACCTTGGAGATCGGCGGCGTACGGTATCCGGCCGCGCCGTTCAACGGCTGGTACATGGGGACCGAGATAGGCGCCCGCAACCTCGCCGACACCGAGCGCTACGACCTCCTCCCCGTCGTCGCCGACCGGCTCGGCCTCGACCGGTCGAGCGACCGCACGCTCTGGCGCGACCGGGCGCTCGTCGAGCTCAACGTGGCCGTGCTGCACTCCTTCCAGGAGGCCGGGGTGACGATGGCCGACCACCACACCGAGTCCCAGCGGTTCCTCCGGCACATCGCCCAGGAGAGCCGCCACGGGCGGGAGACGCCCGCCGACTGGAGCTGGATCGTGCCCCCGGTCTCCGGCTCCGCCACCCCGGTCTTCCACCGGTACTACGCCCCGGTCGACGCCTCCCTCCGACCGGCGTTCCTCGCCCGTACGTGA
- a CDS encoding methylmalonyl-CoA mutase family protein gives MTVLPDDGLSLASEFPDAPREQWQHLVAGVLRKSGKELSGDAAEDALSTLLEDGLDTRPLYTAHDAAPDAGLPGFPPFVRGGRAEGNTLDGWDVRQRHLAADREAVLSDLENGVTSLWLGVGGGGIPVSALDSVLDGVYLDLAPVVLDAGDETAAAAERLLRLYEERGVADDAARGNLGADPLGHQARTGRPGYDLASVAGLARRCADRHPGLRALTVDALPYHEAGGSAAQELGCSLATGVAYLRGLTEAGLSVAEAAGQLEFRYAATADQFLTIAKLRAARRLWARVVEVCGAPQAGAQRQHAVTSPVMMTRRDPWVNMLRTTVATLAAGVGGADSVTVLPFDEALGLPDAFARRIARNTSTVLIEESHLSRVIDPAGGSWYVERLTDELAQAAWEFFQGIERAGGQEAALRAGTIGDRLAETWAARSKKLATRREPITGVSEFPNLTEKPVDRAPAPEQPSGGLPRVRRDEAYEALRARSDAHLAATGARPRVFLAALGPAAAHSARLGFAANLFQAGGIEPVTEGSFEESGAREACLCSSDALYEEQAGTVAAELRAAGAEHVLLAGRPGAYPGVDSYLFAGCDAVALLSTALDRMGVS, from the coding sequence ATGACGGTCCTGCCTGACGACGGGCTCTCCCTGGCGTCCGAATTCCCCGACGCGCCACGCGAACAGTGGCAACACCTCGTGGCAGGTGTCCTGCGCAAATCCGGCAAGGAGCTTTCCGGCGACGCCGCCGAGGACGCCCTCTCCACCCTCCTGGAGGACGGCCTCGACACCCGTCCGCTGTACACGGCGCACGATGCCGCACCCGACGCCGGACTCCCCGGCTTCCCTCCCTTCGTGCGCGGCGGCCGCGCCGAGGGCAACACCCTCGACGGCTGGGACGTGCGCCAGCGGCACCTCGCGGCCGACCGCGAGGCGGTCCTCTCCGACCTGGAGAACGGCGTCACCTCCCTCTGGCTGGGCGTCGGAGGCGGCGGCATCCCCGTCTCCGCGCTCGACTCCGTCCTCGACGGCGTCTACCTCGACCTGGCGCCGGTGGTCCTCGACGCCGGCGACGAGACGGCGGCGGCCGCCGAACGGCTGCTGCGGCTGTACGAGGAGCGGGGCGTCGCCGACGACGCGGCCCGGGGCAACCTGGGCGCCGACCCGCTCGGCCACCAGGCCCGCACCGGCCGCCCCGGGTACGACCTGGCGTCCGTCGCCGGTCTCGCGCGCCGCTGCGCCGACCGGCACCCGGGCCTGCGCGCCCTGACCGTGGACGCCCTGCCGTACCACGAGGCCGGCGGTTCGGCCGCCCAGGAACTCGGCTGCTCGCTCGCGACCGGCGTGGCCTACCTGCGCGGTCTCACCGAGGCCGGGCTGAGCGTCGCCGAGGCCGCCGGGCAGCTGGAGTTCCGGTACGCGGCCACCGCCGACCAGTTCCTGACCATCGCCAAGCTCCGCGCCGCGCGCCGCCTCTGGGCCAGGGTCGTCGAGGTCTGCGGCGCCCCGCAGGCGGGCGCGCAGCGCCAGCACGCGGTCACGTCGCCGGTGATGATGACGCGCCGCGACCCGTGGGTGAACATGCTGCGCACCACGGTGGCCACGCTCGCCGCCGGAGTGGGCGGCGCCGACAGCGTCACCGTGCTGCCCTTCGACGAGGCCCTCGGCCTGCCGGACGCGTTCGCGCGGCGCATCGCCCGCAACACCTCCACCGTCCTCATCGAGGAGTCGCACCTCTCCCGGGTCATCGACCCGGCGGGCGGCTCCTGGTACGTCGAACGGCTCACCGACGAACTCGCCCAAGCCGCCTGGGAGTTCTTCCAGGGCATCGAGCGGGCGGGCGGCCAGGAGGCCGCGCTGCGCGCCGGGACGATCGGCGACCGGCTCGCCGAGACCTGGGCCGCGCGCAGCAAGAAGCTCGCCACCCGCCGCGAACCCATCACCGGCGTCAGCGAGTTCCCGAACCTCACGGAGAAGCCGGTCGACCGCGCGCCGGCGCCCGAGCAGCCGTCCGGCGGCCTGCCCCGGGTCCGCCGCGACGAGGCCTACGAGGCGCTGCGGGCCCGTTCCGACGCGCACCTGGCCGCGACCGGCGCCCGGCCCCGGGTCTTCCTGGCCGCGCTCGGCCCGGCGGCCGCGCACTCGGCCCGGCTCGGCTTCGCCGCGAACCTCTTCCAGGCGGGCGGCATCGAGCCGGTCACCGAGGGCTCGTTCGAGGAGAGCGGCGCCCGCGAGGCCTGCCTCTGCTCCAGCGACGCGCTGTACGAGGAGCAGGCCGGGACGGTGGCCGCGGAGCTGCGCGCCGCGGGCGCCGAGCACGTCCTCCTCGCCGGCCGTCCGGGGGCGTATCCCGGGGTCGACTCGTACCTCTTCGCGGGCTGTGACGCCGTCGCCCTGCTCTCCACCGCCCTCGACCGCATGGGAGTGTCCTGA
- the meaB gene encoding methylmalonyl Co-A mutase-associated GTPase MeaB, protein MIDLDTYVRGVREGRRALVARAITLVESTRPQHRALAQELLTELLPHSGNAVRIGISGVPGVGKSTFIDAFGTMLTGLGHRVAVLAVDPSSSRTGGSILGDKTRMERLAVDPAAFVRPSPTAGTLGGVAKATRESIVVMEAAGYDVVLVETVGVGQSETAVANMVDSFLLLTLARTGDQLQGIKKGVLELADVVAVNKADGPHERDARAAARELAGALRLMHGADSFWTPPVLSCSARESAGLDEVWGRLEQHRALLDSTGRLTAKRHEQQVDWTWTMVRDELLRRLHTDPAVQELAPAMERRVRAGELTATLAAERILDAFGERNG, encoded by the coding sequence GTGATCGATCTCGACACCTACGTCCGGGGCGTACGGGAGGGCAGGCGGGCGCTCGTCGCCCGCGCCATCACCCTCGTCGAGTCGACCCGGCCCCAGCACCGGGCACTCGCGCAGGAGCTCCTCACCGAGCTCCTGCCGCACAGCGGGAACGCCGTGCGGATCGGGATCAGCGGGGTGCCCGGTGTCGGCAAGTCGACGTTCATCGACGCCTTCGGGACGATGCTGACCGGGCTCGGCCACCGGGTCGCGGTGCTCGCCGTCGACCCGTCGTCGAGCCGTACCGGCGGCTCGATCCTCGGCGACAAGACCCGCATGGAGCGGCTCGCGGTCGACCCGGCGGCCTTCGTGCGCCCCTCGCCCACCGCCGGCACGCTCGGCGGTGTCGCGAAGGCGACCCGCGAGTCGATCGTGGTGATGGAGGCCGCGGGCTACGACGTGGTGCTCGTCGAGACGGTGGGCGTCGGCCAGTCCGAGACCGCCGTCGCCAACATGGTCGACTCCTTCCTGCTGCTCACCCTGGCGCGTACCGGCGACCAGCTCCAGGGCATCAAGAAGGGCGTCCTGGAGCTCGCCGACGTGGTCGCCGTCAACAAGGCGGACGGCCCGCACGAGCGGGACGCGCGCGCCGCGGCGCGTGAACTCGCCGGCGCGCTGCGGCTGATGCACGGCGCGGACTCCTTCTGGACGCCGCCGGTGCTCAGTTGCAGCGCCCGCGAGTCCGCCGGGCTCGACGAGGTCTGGGGGCGGCTGGAACAGCACCGTGCCCTGCTCGACTCGACCGGCCGGCTCACGGCCAAGCGCCACGAGCAGCAGGTCGACTGGACCTGGACCATGGTCCGCGACGAACTCCTGCGCCGCCTCCACACGGACCCGGCGGTCCAGGAGCTCGCCCCCGCGATGGAGCGGCGGGTCCGCGCGGGCGAACTGACGGCGACGCTGGCCGCCGAGCGCATCCTCGACGCGTTCGGGGAGCGGAACGGCTGA
- a CDS encoding DUF2470 domain-containing protein, with the protein MRPFTTRVTRPTPAERLRSILAAAHSMTVVSDGVHQEVHLLDGTGPMGHIHLHDPSEESHAGQSARIPVRLEFTDIAPTPVRERLRARVTLTGLLAAPYEPEAASSICMEFGQALLEDAEGRSYVTLEELHGTDIDPMASCEASMLTHLVDGHSELVPLLLRLVRPRPERDMVRALPVALDRYGITLRLEHPTGHQDVRLPFPTPVTDIDQAGPRMHALLAAARRSSHPNSLLT; encoded by the coding sequence ATGCGTCCCTTCACCACCCGCGTCACGCGCCCCACCCCCGCCGAGCGCCTGCGCTCGATCCTGGCCGCCGCCCACTCCATGACGGTCGTGTCCGACGGAGTCCACCAGGAGGTGCACCTCCTCGACGGCACCGGGCCCATGGGGCACATCCACCTGCACGACCCCTCCGAGGAGAGCCACGCCGGGCAGTCCGCGCGGATCCCCGTGCGCCTGGAGTTCACCGACATCGCCCCCACCCCCGTCCGCGAACGGCTGCGGGCCCGCGTCACCCTGACGGGACTCCTCGCCGCCCCCTACGAGCCCGAGGCGGCCTCCAGCATCTGCATGGAGTTCGGACAGGCCCTCCTGGAGGACGCCGAGGGCCGCTCGTACGTCACGCTCGAGGAGCTCCACGGCACCGACATCGACCCGATGGCCTCCTGCGAGGCGTCCATGCTGACCCACCTCGTCGACGGCCACAGCGAACTCGTCCCGCTGCTGCTCCGGCTCGTCCGGCCGCGCCCCGAACGGGACATGGTCCGCGCCCTCCCCGTCGCCCTCGACCGGTACGGCATCACCCTGCGTCTCGAACACCCCACGGGGCACCAGGACGTCCGGCTGCCGTTCCCCACCCCCGTCACCGACATCGACCAGGCCGGCCCTCGGATGCACGCCCTCCTCGCCGCGGCCCGCCGCTCCTCGCACCCCAACAGCCTGCTCACCTGA
- a CDS encoding winged helix-turn-helix transcriptional regulator yields MARARAQDRNVCGVSAAIAVVEGKWKPTLLWLLESGPHRPAELRRKLPEISEKVLTQALREMEADGLVHREVYDVLPLKTVYSLTGIGRELSELLAPLSHWGHRRLDSLTAVPTAS; encoded by the coding sequence ATGGCACGCGCCCGGGCCCAGGACAGGAACGTGTGCGGAGTGAGTGCCGCGATCGCGGTCGTGGAGGGCAAATGGAAGCCCACCCTGCTCTGGCTGCTGGAGTCGGGCCCGCACCGCCCCGCCGAACTGCGCCGGAAACTGCCCGAGATCAGCGAGAAGGTGCTGACCCAGGCCCTGCGCGAGATGGAGGCGGACGGCCTCGTGCACCGCGAGGTGTACGACGTCCTGCCGCTGAAGACCGTCTACTCGCTGACCGGTATCGGGCGTGAACTCTCCGAGCTGCTGGCCCCGTTGTCGCACTGGGGCCACCGTCGCCTGGACAGCCTCACGGCTGTTCCGACCGCTTCCTGA
- a CDS encoding helix-turn-helix domain-containing protein yields the protein MAGDEFAALLGRLKERSGLSYGALGKRLHLSASTLHRYVNGDAVPVDYAPVERLARLCRATPDELVELHRLWVRADVSRQRKTPAPEPAPAPAPEATAGPETEPEPETEPEAKPAPAPAPTPLSTPVPAPVPVDELAVTGPVSEPTPPRRRGWSRRTAVLVGTAVAAAAVSVALVVSLTRGNGEGDGSVGQAGGTGRPTTAAGPSAPARQPTATPGTGSPAASTPPGKGTEPTPSAPGAPSGGPSTSASVSGRSDGKAVATAPTVATAPYTWEGPCTQHYLIDREPEQVPPPPVEQDAPGWIPVLGAVSAGEQLIRLTVQGTGPGTVVLEDLHVRVVSKGAPLAWNDYVMGVGCGGEVSTKSFDVDLDAARPTVTAVAGQRKFPYKVSEKDPEVFFVKARVQAHDVNWYLELTWSSGAKRETLRIDDEGRPFHTSGNLARPAYAYPLGWTEWIDNPPQ from the coding sequence GTGGCGGGGGACGAGTTCGCGGCGCTGTTGGGACGACTCAAGGAGCGCTCGGGGCTCAGTTACGGGGCGCTCGGCAAGCGCCTGCACCTGAGCGCCTCGACCCTGCACCGATACGTCAACGGGGACGCCGTACCGGTCGATTACGCGCCGGTGGAGCGGCTCGCGCGACTGTGCCGCGCCACCCCTGACGAGCTCGTCGAACTCCACCGGCTGTGGGTGCGGGCGGACGTCTCACGCCAGCGGAAGACACCGGCACCAGAACCGGCACCGGCACCGGCACCGGAAGCGACGGCGGGTCCCGAGACCGAGCCCGAGCCTGAGACCGAGCCCGAGGCCAAGCCCGCCCCCGCCCCCGCGCCCACCCCGTTATCCACACCCGTGCCCGCCCCCGTACCCGTCGACGAACTCGCCGTCACCGGGCCGGTGTCCGAGCCCACGCCCCCGCGGCGGCGCGGGTGGTCCCGTCGCACGGCCGTGCTCGTCGGAACCGCCGTCGCCGCGGCCGCCGTGTCCGTGGCGCTCGTCGTGAGCCTCACGCGCGGGAACGGCGAAGGCGACGGGAGCGTCGGGCAGGCCGGTGGCACGGGGCGGCCGACGACCGCCGCCGGCCCCTCCGCCCCCGCCCGGCAGCCGACGGCCACCCCCGGCACCGGCAGCCCCGCGGCCTCCACCCCGCCCGGCAAGGGCACGGAGCCGACCCCCTCCGCGCCGGGCGCGCCGAGCGGCGGTCCGAGCACCTCGGCCAGCGTGTCGGGGCGGTCCGACGGCAAGGCCGTGGCCACCGCACCGACCGTCGCCACCGCCCCGTACACCTGGGAAGGGCCGTGCACCCAGCACTACCTGATCGACCGTGAGCCCGAGCAGGTGCCGCCACCGCCGGTGGAGCAGGACGCGCCGGGGTGGATCCCCGTGCTGGGCGCCGTGTCGGCCGGGGAGCAGCTGATCCGGCTGACGGTTCAGGGCACCGGGCCCGGGACGGTCGTCCTGGAGGACCTCCATGTGCGGGTCGTGTCGAAGGGCGCGCCGCTGGCCTGGAACGACTACGTCATGGGCGTCGGCTGCGGCGGCGAGGTGTCGACCAAGTCCTTCGACGTCGACCTCGACGCGGCGCGGCCGACCGTCACCGCCGTGGCGGGACAGCGGAAGTTCCCGTACAAGGTCAGCGAGAAGGATCCCGAGGTGTTCTTCGTGAAGGCCCGCGTCCAGGCGCACGACGTCAACTGGTACCTGGAGCTCACCTGGTCCAGCGGCGCGAAGCGCGAGACGCTCCGCATCGACGACGAGGGGCGCCCCTTCCACACCAGCGGAAACCTCGCCCGCCCCGCCTACGCGTACCCCCTGGGCTGGACCGAGTGGATCGACAACCCGCCGCAGTGA
- a CDS encoding NAD(P)-dependent oxidoreductase has protein sequence MSSSPAPEVTVIGLGPMGQALAAAFLAAGVRTTVWNRTPGKDRELVAAGAVAAATAAEAVAASPLTVICLVNYDATDSVLRASAVTDALKGRTVVNLSADTPERARDTGRWADEHGIGYLDGAIMTPTPTIGTPAGVFLHSGPEALYREHRPVLDALGGTHTHLAEDVSRAAAYDIALLDIFWTSMAGYVHAVAVARAEGISPTELAPFAQGIAAILPPLFQEWAEDIESGSYSGDGNPITSGISTMAHVVHASEAHGIEANVMRAVEGLARRTAALGSGSDGFTRVAEVLGRR, from the coding sequence ATGTCTTCTTCCCCCGCACCCGAGGTCACCGTGATCGGTCTCGGACCGATGGGACAGGCGCTGGCCGCCGCGTTCCTGGCGGCCGGCGTACGGACCACCGTGTGGAACCGGACCCCCGGCAAGGACCGGGAGCTGGTCGCCGCCGGTGCCGTCGCCGCCGCGACGGCCGCGGAGGCGGTCGCGGCGAGCCCGCTGACCGTGATCTGCCTGGTCAACTACGACGCCACCGACTCCGTCCTGCGGGCCAGTGCCGTGACGGACGCGCTCAAGGGGCGGACGGTCGTGAACCTCAGCGCGGACACCCCCGAGCGGGCCAGGGACACCGGCCGCTGGGCCGACGAGCACGGCATCGGCTATCTCGACGGGGCCATCATGACCCCGACCCCCACGATCGGGACGCCCGCCGGGGTGTTCCTGCACAGCGGGCCGGAGGCGCTCTACCGCGAGCACCGGCCCGTGCTCGACGCGCTCGGCGGCACCCACACCCACCTCGCGGAGGACGTGAGCCGGGCGGCGGCGTACGACATCGCGCTGCTCGACATCTTCTGGACGTCGATGGCGGGGTACGTCCACGCCGTGGCGGTGGCCCGCGCCGAGGGGATCTCCCCGACCGAGCTCGCTCCCTTCGCGCAGGGCATCGCCGCGATCCTGCCGCCACTGTTCCAGGAGTGGGCGGAGGACATCGAGAGCGGCAGCTACTCCGGCGACGGCAACCCGATCACCTCGGGGATCTCGACGATGGCGCACGTCGTGCACGCCTCGGAGGCCCACGGCATCGAGGCGAACGTGATGCGCGCCGTCGAAGGCCTGGCCCGCCGCACGGCGGCCCTCGGCAGCGGGTCGGACGGCTTCACCCGGGTCGCCGAGGTCTTGGGCCGACGCTGA
- the scpA gene encoding methylmalonyl-CoA mutase translates to MSIPDFSGIELGAPTADGGPDAWRTAVKKATGGDDLVWETPEGIGVKPLYTGQDLEGLDFLGTYPGIAPYLRGPYPTMYVNQPWTIRQYAGFSTAEESNAFYRRNLAAGQKGLSVAFDLPTHRGYDSDHPRVTGDVGMAGVAIDSIYDMRQLFDGIPLDRMTVSMTMNGAVLPVLALYIVAAEEQGVPPEKLAGTIQNDILKEFMVRNTYIYPPGPSMRIISDIFAYTSQRMPRYNSISISGYHIQEAGATADLELAYTLADGVEYIRAGREAGLDVDAFAPRLSFFWAIGMNFFMEIAKLRAARLLWAKLVKQFDPQNAKSLSLRTHSQTSGWSLTAQDVFNNVTRTCVEAMAATQGHTQSLHTNALDEALALPTDFSARIARNTQLLIQQESGTCRTIDPWGGSAYVEKLTYDLARRAWKHIQEVEQAGGMAKAIDAGIPKLRVEEAAARTQARIDSGRQPVIGVNKYRVATDEQIDVLKVDNSSVRAQQIAKLKRLREERDEQACQDALAALTRAAGGDGNLLELAVNAARAMATVGEISDALEKVYGRHAGQIRTISGVYRNEAGESPSVERTRALVDAFGEAEGRRPRILVAKMGQDGHDRGQKVIATAFADLGFDVDVGPLFQTPAEVARQAVEADVHIVGVSSLAAGHLTLVPALREELAAEGREDIMIVVGGVIPPQDVATLLEMGAAAVFPPGTVIPDAAHDLVTRLSADLGHER, encoded by the coding sequence ATGTCCATCCCCGATTTCTCCGGGATCGAGCTCGGGGCGCCGACCGCCGACGGTGGTCCCGACGCGTGGCGCACGGCCGTCAAGAAGGCCACGGGCGGTGACGACCTGGTCTGGGAGACCCCGGAGGGCATCGGCGTCAAGCCGCTCTACACGGGTCAGGACCTGGAGGGCCTGGACTTCCTGGGGACGTACCCCGGCATCGCGCCGTACCTGCGGGGCCCGTACCCGACGATGTACGTCAACCAGCCCTGGACGATCCGGCAGTACGCCGGGTTCTCCACGGCCGAGGAGTCGAACGCCTTCTACCGGCGCAACCTGGCCGCCGGCCAGAAGGGCTTGTCGGTCGCCTTCGACCTGCCGACCCACCGCGGCTACGACAGCGACCACCCGCGCGTGACCGGCGACGTCGGTATGGCGGGCGTGGCCATCGACTCGATCTACGACATGCGGCAGTTGTTCGACGGCATCCCGCTGGACCGGATGACGGTGTCGATGACGATGAACGGCGCCGTGCTGCCCGTCCTCGCGCTGTACATCGTGGCGGCCGAGGAGCAGGGCGTGCCGCCCGAGAAGCTGGCCGGGACCATCCAGAACGACATCCTCAAGGAGTTCATGGTCCGCAACACCTACATCTATCCGCCCGGTCCTTCGATGCGGATCATCTCCGACATCTTCGCCTACACCTCGCAGCGGATGCCGCGGTACAACTCCATCTCCATCTCCGGGTACCACATCCAGGAGGCGGGAGCGACGGCCGACCTGGAGCTGGCGTACACCCTCGCCGACGGTGTGGAGTACATCCGCGCGGGCCGCGAGGCCGGGCTTGACGTGGACGCGTTCGCACCGCGCCTGTCGTTCTTCTGGGCGATCGGCATGAACTTCTTCATGGAGATCGCGAAGCTCCGCGCGGCGCGGCTGCTGTGGGCCAAGCTCGTCAAGCAGTTCGACCCGCAGAACGCCAAGTCCCTCTCCCTGCGGACCCATTCGCAGACCTCCGGCTGGTCGCTGACCGCCCAGGACGTCTTCAACAACGTCACCCGCACCTGCGTCGAGGCGATGGCGGCCACCCAGGGCCACACCCAGTCGCTGCACACCAACGCCCTCGACGAGGCGCTCGCCCTGCCGACCGACTTCTCCGCCCGCATCGCCCGCAACACCCAGCTGCTCATCCAGCAGGAGTCGGGCACCTGCCGGACGATCGACCCGTGGGGCGGCAGCGCGTACGTCGAGAAGCTCACCTACGACCTCGCGCGCCGCGCCTGGAAGCACATCCAGGAGGTCGAGCAGGCCGGCGGCATGGCCAAGGCCATCGACGCGGGCATCCCCAAGCTGCGCGTCGAGGAGGCCGCGGCCCGCACCCAGGCCCGGATCGACTCCGGCCGTCAGCCGGTGATCGGCGTCAACAAGTACCGGGTGGCGACCGACGAGCAGATCGACGTCCTCAAGGTCGACAACTCCTCCGTGCGCGCCCAGCAGATCGCCAAGCTGAAGCGGCTGCGCGAGGAGCGCGACGAGCAGGCCTGCCAGGACGCGCTCGCCGCGCTCACCCGGGCGGCCGGCGGCGACGGCAACCTGCTGGAGCTCGCCGTGAACGCGGCCCGCGCGATGGCGACCGTCGGCGAGATCTCCGACGCCCTGGAGAAGGTGTACGGCCGGCACGCCGGCCAGATCCGTACCATCTCCGGTGTGTACCGCAACGAAGCCGGCGAGTCCCCGTCCGTGGAGCGCACCCGGGCCCTGGTCGACGCCTTCGGCGAGGCCGAGGGGCGCCGGCCGCGCATCCTGGTCGCCAAGATGGGCCAGGACGGCCACGACCGCGGCCAGAAGGTCATCGCCACCGCCTTCGCCGACCTGGGCTTCGACGTGGACGTCGGCCCCCTGTTCCAGACCCCGGCCGAGGTGGCGCGGCAGGCCGTCGAGGCGGACGTGCACATCGTCGGGGTCTCGTCGCTCGCCGCGGGACACCTCACGCTCGTACCGGCGCTGCGGGAGGAACTGGCGGCGGAGGGCCGGGAGGACATCATGATCGTGGTCGGCGGGGTGATTCCTCCGCAGGACGTGGCGACGCTCCTGGAGATGGGCGCGGCGGCCGTGTTCCCGCCGGGCACCGTGATCCCCGACGCGGCCCACGACCTGGTGACCCGGCTGTCGGCCGACCTCGGGCACGAGCGGTGA